The DNA window ATGATTATGGTCTTGGATTGCCGCTGTTGATTAGCAGCAGCATAGAATTCAGGGCACCCAGGTATATCTAACAAGCAATGCCATCATTGAGCACAACATTTCACTTGCTACTCGTTTCTGTAATTTCTGTCAAGTGCTGCATGGAGCATGGATAATATATCTTTGGGAAAGAAGTGGTAATTGGACAATTGCAAACTTTGAAGAAATTTGCAGGAAGCATGAAGCATGATGCACTGACTAAAtaagtttcagaaaaaaataaatatggtttTGCTATGACACCTatgtttgatttatcatcaTGATAACATGATAGTTATGGTATATTTGGGCCCTTTATCCCATTAGATGGAGATATATTTGGGCCAAATTTCTTACAACCAAATTTATTTTGTAACAATTTTTGTAAATAGACAATTTTACCAAGATATTAACGCATTAGGGAACAAGTTCTCTGTTGATAGCTATGGGCAGTAGCGGATGCAATGTGTGTTCTAGTGAATTGGTGAAATTGATGGTTAATACTACCAAATACGAATTACACAGTATACAGAGAGCTGCAACAAACCTAGCAAACTTGTTAGTGTTAATACAACCATTCTCTGAGGTATAGGAAGGAGTTATACAGTAAGTGACTGCATTGTCTGAAATTTACTCGATTCATCATATAAGTGATAATAACCATTATTGGATCCTGAGATCAAAGTTTGCATTTTTACACTTCAAATTTTTATGTGTGTACTACATTTGCCAGCCCTTGCAGTAACTAGAAATGTTTTAATATTTCTATCACTTCCTGTTTAGTGTTTTGTTTGTTGGAGTAGGATCCCATAAGGGCAACCCACAATTATTTCAGATCTTGGTGAACTGCATTAGTTTATCATTTATGGATGGAAGATTGCACTATCCAGCACAGAGAGAAGGTATCGGTGAATTCGGATATTGGATTGAAATCTGAGGGAATCAGCACCATGTTGTTGGATAATTAGGTGCCTGTCTAAAatagaaggggaggaggggaaggaaggGACAGTTGGTTGAATTTAGTGGAATGAAGATAGCCAGAAAACAGCATGATCATAATTTTACAAGATAGACTATGGAAGCATTTTTGTTCAAGTAGCAAATGCAAAGCAACATAAACGATTTTTGAGGGCCTCGAATTGGTGAACAGAAAACTTAACCGTACAGTTTAGTTGATTATTTCAGCTGCTTAAGCTACAAAACTATACTGATTTGAAGTAGAAAAGAACAGATACACATATTAATCTACTACATATCTATTGAATTATTAATATTTAATACAATGCATCTTTTATACCTTATGGTCACAAAGTTTCATTGCATTCATTTAGTTCAGTACTACTTTTTTGGTGATGGTATCTTCTAATTTTGACATCTGAATAGTTTCAGTAGAATCAACTGGCACATATATTTTATTAGTTCTGAATGCTATGGTGTATCTCTTGTTGATGTTTATCTCAGTTAAATCATGTCTAATAAATTCATTTTATCCGCCTATTTTTCTGCTGTTTGCTTGGCCAAGTACTGGAGTACTTTATTTTTTCCTCATGTGGTGTGAGATCGATTTGATACTGTAGCGGAGCACTGGCTTGGTTGTTTTAGAAGATGTGCTTTGACCTTATACTAGTAGATAGTGCTCTGCTTGTTGCTGTACTACTATTTCGTCCATAACCTGGAAGGAACTGCTTCATGAGAGGTATACTAAACGCAGATCAGAGTtccttttttctcccttcttttttctACTTTTCAGATTTGTAATGAGCATTGTAAGCAAGGGAACGGATTTCATGTACAGGTATGAAATGGTTGCGTTGAGATTGCATGAAAAACTATACTTGATTGGGCCTGTTTGCGTCTGGCTGTGATGATGTGCTCCGTATATCTTTTGCTTGCTATCGCGGACTTGTGGTATAGGCTATATTCACAGTTTCATCGGGAACGTAGTTTGCGTCGCCACAGCCTTGTCGAAGGGGGTTGATTACTTGAATGTCCTGAGGCTCAGCTACGGCTAATGTGAATTTGTACTGATGATGCTTCAGCCCCCATGGGGATGTTACTGCGTTAGAATGCATTAAATCATTTGAAGGTCTATATAGGAATGCATCTTACGACTTTAAGGTcttaggccattcacaatgTGGCGTATAGTTTCGGGTTGCCATCTCGGAGATTCCCCTCTAGAGCAGCTGTGTTCCTGTGTCGCTGCGATGTCCTACACTCATAGCGCGGCGTGTGGTTTGAGGGTTGCTAGATCGGAGATTCTACTACATATCAGATTATCAGCCACGGGCGTACCCTCACGAGGCCACTCTTGTAGAGGGCACGGGTGGCCCGGCCGTGGCAAGGCCACTCGAGCGTGGGAAAGGGCTCGTGTGAGCCGTGTTGGAGCAACTGCAACATGGGCCTAAAGGACCACTTAAACCGCCGGTCACACTGTGCTATAGAGAATcggaatgaaaaaagaaaattaacttTGATACGCACGTATCCAGGCTCAACAAACCAAACTAAAATGGACCCAACCTAAGTTGAGGAAACACTCTTGGGCTACACGGGCCACAGTGCTGAGTGGTCTTCTGTGGCCCCGTTCGAATCTACTTAAAATggtggattaaattttggattaaagtggcacgttttttaaactgctaaacggtgcattttcgtgcgaaaactttctatatgaaagttgttttaaagtataagattaatccatttttcaagtttgtaataattaaaacttaattaatcacacgttattaccacctcgttctacgtgaaacacttaattttcatctttatcttcagaagaTTTAAACACCATCTGTATCCCCAGCCCAAGTGTCATCAACAAATAATCCCATTGTACCCCTCGCGTCTGTTTCTTCTCCCTCCGGTTGCTTCGTCTCTTCTCCCTCACATTGCTTCGCCTCCATCTGTCAGCGCTGCCATCGCACGGTCGAGGCTCAACGATGAGGCTCCGAAGTGGATTGGAGATTGTTGGCACTGGGCTAGAAGCTCGAATTTGGCTAAGGTgagggggaggaaggaaggtggGAAGACATCCATCTCCAGCGCCATCTTCGCATGTTGTAGCTTCTCCTGATGGGACGGCCCGAGCTCCTCGTGCAACACCAGCATATCCAGCTCTACATGCAACATGGGGGCGAGAATGCAAGGGTGGGAGCAACCAAATCCGAGCGTGAGAGGCATGAATCAGTGGGGCGGGAAGGTGATTTTGGGGATTCCATCTCCGAAGCGGCGCGAGGGGACGGTGACTCAGAACCACAACCTCCACAGCGCATGTGCGGTTCAAGTTCCTTGCGCCACGCGCACTTGAGGCGGTCGAAGAACGCGTCTCCCAGATAAGGGGCGAGCGGCTCAGCAGGGGTGCGGACGGAGTCAACACATTGGCGCATATCCACATAATTTGAGAATATATTCTCTCACCTCTCAAGACACTTGTAGGATTAGCTTGCATTATGAATGACCTTAGAATTCCACAAATTAGCTACCTAGCTCTCGTTTAGAGTTTGACAATTAGCTACCTAGCTCTCGTTGAAAGTATTACTAGTTCAATTTTTCATCCTATATAAAATTAGCTtatgacaaaatttaaatttttaaaaataattttagagttgattttacaAGTTTTTAACATAGATTTTTTAGCATTAGCCTTTAAATCTTCAAGGACTTACAAACATAAATAAAGTTGTTTAGCATATAATCAGCTCCTGGCCAAAAACGGGGCTGATGGTAGGACACTACTAGGTAGTTTGTCCCGAAGACCTGGGTGACTGGTTCTGTGTTAATCCTGGTATCTTCTCTGATTTTTCGGGTTGTCATCCGTCATCCTACCGATGATAGCTTGTTGTTTGTCCCCGGTGACAGGTGACATGGTTGGCTGGTTCTGTTAACCCTGCCACCCTGGCATCACCTCTAATTTTTCGTGTTGTTGTCATCCGTCATCCTACTGCTACTGATGGGCAAGTGGGCGGAGCTCCACGCCCGCGGCCCGCACCAGCCACACCCTACCCCAAGGCACGTCGACGACGTGGGCGGCAACGCCGTGATGGCGTGGGTCTCTCGACTCTGCCCCGATCCCGATCCTGATCGAGGCGGCCGCGTCAACACGCCGCCCGCCGTTGCACGGTTTCACTCGAGCTGCGCCTACACGCCATCCACGGCGGAACCCGCGGGCGCCGCGCCCCGGCTGCCGCGCACGGCACGCGACCCCGCGTGACCGCGACTCGGGCCCCGTCGGTGCGGCCGTCCCACCGCACGCGCCGCACGGTGAGGTGACGTCTCGGCCGTTCCATCCTCCGACCCGGCCGCGTCGCCCACGCGAACGCGAGCGGTgggtcgcgccgcgccgctcgcggCGTCATCGCCATGTGGGGGTCTCACATCACGGCCGCGTCGGCAAAACCACGCGGTCACACGCACACACGGggccccaccgccgcgcgccgccgccgccgcaccgcgcgccACCTTGCCGCTCCCGCACGCTACCGCTACCCCCTTCGCGCACGGCGTTACACCAAGTCGCACCGCatgccgccgctcccggccaaCCGCACCCCCACGGGCGTCACGGCGGAACACAAAACGACGGCCAAACAGTAACAAATTGtatcatttttcttaaaaaaaacactatatccgtcctaaaatataataaattttagccTTTTTATAATTTATCTTAAATATAATATCTTCTACACAaatattctcttctcaaccaattataaTTCTTTATTATTTAGTTTTTTCATATATCTTTTCTACtcaattattataatttttcacCACTTAATTTTATCGGTTTTCATAATAACCGTATTTAactttaaaatctatatattcTAGAATGGAAATGGTAAGATTTGATACAAATCGAATTATCCTATTCGATCTGACGGCTAGAGTAACCTGTGGGCTCAACAAAAAAACACTTCATTTAGCCACGCAAAAAGTCGAAACACGAAAgctagaaaagaagaaaacggACACGAAACTTTAACGCCGAGCGCGGCTGCGCCGCGCGGGGGTGTCGGGTCAAGATGTCAACCCCCACAACCCGcggttggcgccgccgccgacgccgcccaccgccgcccgcgTGCGCCCACCGCCACCTGTCGCCGCCCTAAAAAGACTCCTCCGTTATAATCCCCCCTCACCGTCCCTTCCCCCAACCTCCgccccacaccaccaccaccgcctccgcctccgcctcctcctcaccaccgTTGCGATGGCTTCTTCTTCCCCCACcaacgccgcggccgccgccgccgccgccgcccgccgcgtgccgccgccgtgctggacCCCCGACGAGACCCTCGCGCTCGCCCGCGCCTACACCGCGCGACGCCTCGCGGTGGGACGGGCGCACCTGACCTCCGCCGACTGggcggccgtcgccgacgcggcCACCCCGACCAAGACCGCGCGCCAGTGCCGCCACAAGGTCGagaagctccgccgccgcctccgatctaagcgccgccgcccctgcccgCTCCTCGACGCGATCGATCTCCTCGACGGGCCTTCCCCTTCCGCGTCCCCGTCGCaatccccctccccgccgccgccagcctcgccgccgcctcttcctcccgctccctcctccccgcctcccaAGAAGAGGAGGCTGCCTgatgccgatgccgatgccgatgcGGAGGATGACGGGGAGAGCGACGTGGTGAAGGCGCTGAGGGCGATCGGGGAGGGTTTCCTGCGGGCGGAGCAGAGGcggatggaggcggcgaggaagacgCAGCAGATGCGCATGGAGATGGCACTCCGGCACCTCGATTCGCAGCGGAGGCTCATGGAAGCGCTCGTCGACCGCATCATTGACTCCCTAGAGTAAATCTCGGTGGCGCAAAGGTGTCTCCTGTCAAGGTTTTCTTGCTTGTCCTGATTGCCCACTGGCTTGGCTTGCGAGTTTAGGAGTTAATTAGAGTTGTTCATATGTACTGTGATGGATGTCTGATGTAGGCGTAGCTTGGAAATCGTAGTAACCTTTCTATCTATCTTGTATGGCGTATGGAAAATAATAACTTAGCCTGTTCTGTGTTTATTGTTTTGTCTCAAGCTTTAATTTGTTCAATTGTGTGTGGCAACCTAATTTGAAGATATCTGAACTCTAGAATATAGTAGAATTTAACTGCATCTCCCCCCAGACTTGCAGTTTCTGACCGCCAAAAATCAGTTATTCCTGTTCTTTTGCAGCTTGTCGACATGGTTGATACCTTTGTGACAACTGCCCAAGTAGTCAATTGAAGCCCTAAGGaggtgtttggataatgggttaAGGGTTATGAggggtgggattgggaaatgGAAATGAATAGAGGGTTGAGATAAAATGAGGTGAGAAGAATGAATGGTCAAGATAAAAACTTACATGCCCTAACAGCTGATTATGTAAGCGGAAGAAAAAGGAATTCACTGGAAATATTGATGTTGTTGAGCTTTGGGGGTATCCTGATTGTACCAGATTTCACTTTTCATAGCAGAAGTTTTTTCCAGCGACTTGGATTTAGAATTCATTTGCTAATTCGTCCATCCTTACTGGGTTGGGGCTGATACTAACTTTGTAAACCGAGAGGCAGAACTACaatctaaatttttttagcCCAAGCAAGTTCTCATGTCGTGGTCTCATATTTATAGTTAAGCAGAGCATAATCTTTGTTCTGGATGTCATTTTGTTGGATAGATCTGAATATCCAGTAGCCAGTTGACCATTACATGGTACAGTTGTACACATTTTTCTGTTGTGTCATTTGTTGTATGTCTTCATTCTATAACTCTCTAAGTGGTTATTTCAAGCAGTTGCGGAAGGAAAAAGCAGTAGTGATGTTCAAATTACATATaatgtttttctttgtttcctgATAGTGTGCACTAAATAAATTCATacattagaaaataataaatagcACCTATGTTGAATGCCTCCAGAAAATTCCATGCAAAATTTGATTACAGAGTGATCAAAAGCAATAGATACcaggaaacaaagaaaaacatacTGCAATCAAATTTTGAGCATACTGTTTTTGATAATCAAATTTTGCTTTTTTGATAATCAAGTTGATCTATTGCAAAACAGAAAACAGAGAAAACAGAAAATTCTCTTTTTTGTAGAACAACTGTAATGTTGAGCATACTGTTTTTCATATCAAGATACCATGAGGCCTTTCTTTAGGGCATGTTCTACTCAGAAATTGTTGGCCGTCTTACTTCTTGCCATTAAAGGTAAATTTATTCTCTTCCCACTTGAAATTGTTTAAACTTGCTTATATACATTAATACATAGATTGCTTCAGTGAGATTCTGTGGTGCTcttctttttgaaaatattgcGGTGCTCATAAGttgttctcttttttaaaatttgaacacTGCCTGCAACCATTATTTTCTTGACTGAACCAACTTGAGACAATTCTACGCTtgattagaatttttattttgcCACAGGGTTTTCAGATCATTGATGGTAATTGTATCTATTTTGTCtgtgtttttgtctttttgataAAAATCAAGCCACGCTTGTGACACAGATTTTAGAGGCATCTGTGAGTAAATTACTGAAATACGCCCACCATCCTTTTACAACTGACATATTCCCTTTGCTTGATATTCTAATTTATCGATTTATCTGTTTGTGTCATGCCAAGTCTCATGCTCTCAGCTGAGCTGGAAGTTTAGTTGCTTTAGGTGAAAAACATCAGGATATTGTTGATCAATATGCTATAGTTACCTCGTTATTGCCTAGAATCTTCCTATCCAATGAGAACTCCACATGACTCCTTGAAACTTTTTTGAGTATAATATAACAGTGAAATCTAGTGTTCCCTTTATGTGTCAGCCAATTTTCTGCAGATGAAGGCAAGTGCCACTTAAGTAGGATGTTGGACCACAATCAAAGTGAGTGGTCCTTTAACATGTTTTTGCTTACCCTTTAGCTAACTGGCATGCTCATCAATGGGCAACCACTTGAGATGAGCATCAGCAAATGAAAATTCAGGTATGCTCATTGACTCGATGTAGCATGTTGATTTTGAAAGCGCGAAATTTCTCCATGATGCTCGGCTTTACTTCCGCGTTCCACCATGTGTGGTCCTTGAATTCTTGATAAGGTTATGTATAATAAGCAGTTACATTTATCAGAAATCATTTCGAAGATAGAGTTGCGACTGGTGAGAGTTGCTTTGTGTGGAATATTCCTTGAAAATTCCCATGGCTTTCAAAGAACTAGAGCCATCTTTTGAAATAATTCAGCTGTATCTTTTTATTGCATATGCAAATATTAGTTATTTGATAAGAACATTTCTGTTATGTTGTTTATAGGACTTCGGTGTGTTCTCTTGAACCGTGTTGGTACGATATTCTGGGCACAGGAAGGTAAATTTAAGGATCTTTCTGTATTGGTCCAGACTTGGAGTATTTTTAATGGTTGATACATCTGAGTGCAATGTTCTTGAATGCTCAGGAAAATAGCACTTTTTGGTTCTCTGTTTCAAATATATCAAAACATTAGCTTTTATACTGAAGGTGTATCTGCCATCTGCAGGGTTTTCTTTTTGCCTATATTGTGAAATTTATATCTGGTATATTCATGTGATACATTCAACTACTTTCAGTTATAACGAAATCAGTATGTTCTCCAGATTCGTTATGTTGCTTTTCATGGCTACACTTacaaaaaatataactatcGAGGTTGCATTTTGTGCATTGCTTTGGCATGGAAGCCAGTAAACCAGCATTTGATTGTCTTCTTTTGCACTGGCATTTCCTGTTGCACCTGTAAATTTAATCAGTACTTCTAAAAGAACGGAAAAACAGCTACTTAAATCTAGCTGTTAAAAATTACTCTTCTGCTGTCACTTGGTACTCGGAAATGGTCACCTTCTATGTTTAAAGTAGACAAAAATTCTGGTCTTTGATCAAAAGGAAAACATGCCATTCACAGTCCTGCATGTAcactttgagaaaaaaaaagttacaagcCAATTTGCAAGCACAAAAGCAGGAAAAGAAGAGTCTAACCTAATGCAAAAGCAGCTTCTCTTTTGCCCCCCATCCTCTTTAGATTCGGGACCATTCTGGAGACAGCCTAATTGCCAAGCTAGTTAGCTCCAAAGTAACTCCTAGATCAATGTATTATGTGCTGCTATTGCtaagatatgtccatattggCATGATGAATCATAGCATTGACAGCCTCATTTTCTTCTGCAGAGTATGTGGAGTGCACCCCATAGCAGACATAGAAGACTATGATCACAAAGCTCCAGAGGCCAAACCTCTGAAATGACATCACCTTGAGAGTGGTCATCAGGAACACATTCAGGAAGACGGATGcagccgccggccatggcatcAGAGGGACCATCCACTCTGATGGTGGCTCTGGCATGTCTCGCCGTACCGCGCAGTGGAACATGGCGGTAATCGTCACGGAGGTGGCGCCGAACAAAGCCATTCCCCATCGGCATTGCCCATGGATCCTCCTCGAGAGGGAGAAGCCAAGGGAGCTCAGTGTAAGGAGGAGCAGGAAGAGGAGGACATGCAGAGATCGGTTGGCACCCAGCTTCGCGTATCGGTGGTAGATGAGCGCGTTGGCGACCAGGTAGAAGACCAGGAGTGTTCCGATTGATATCATCTCGAACACTACCTGCAGCTCTGTGAAGAGTGCGATTGATGCTGTGCACAATCCTGCGCATAGATAATGGTGATGATATTTGTAAGAGCAGTTCAAGAAATGCCAGAAATAGTATTGCTGCTAGTTATGAATTATGATAAGTTGTAACCTGCAAtgacattatctaaaaaaaggtaCCTGCATTGCAGTTTTCATGATCTGATACAGTGGTAAGGACCTTGACTT is part of the Oryza glaberrima chromosome 4, OglaRS2, whole genome shotgun sequence genome and encodes:
- the LOC127771476 gene encoding trihelix transcription factor ENAP1-like, translated to MASSSPTNAAAAAAAAARRVPPPCWTPDETLALARAYTARRLAVGRAHLTSADWAAVADAATPTKTARQCRHKVEKLRRRLRSKRRRPCPLLDAIDLLDGPSPSASPSQSPSPPPPASPPPLPPAPSSPPPKKRRLPDADADADAEDDGESDVVKALRAIGEGFLRAEQRRMEAARKTQQMRMEMALRHLDSQRRLMEALVDRIIDSLE